In Geminocystis sp. NIES-3709, a single genomic region encodes these proteins:
- a CDS encoding HupE/UreJ family protein: MNIIMLGDYLMKNYIKLGSKLIYSLPIGLLFLATPAFAHHAMGNVTPNNFFTGFVSGLAHPVIGLDHLAFIIGVGLLGSLSPWGMIIPIGFVFTSILGTAIHLMSIDLPVTELIVALSVLISGLMLAKGNLPKTPSIMVLALIAGIFHGYAYGESIIGAETTPLISYLAGFSIVQTIISFIAYRLGKLSIRKSADQKNPSSSLILRLTGCVICGIGITFISQFLGV, encoded by the coding sequence ATGAATATAATTATGCTTGGAGATTATTTAATGAAAAACTATATCAAACTCGGATCTAAATTGATCTATTCCTTGCCCATCGGATTATTATTTTTAGCAACTCCTGCTTTTGCTCATCATGCGATGGGGAATGTCACTCCAAATAATTTCTTTACTGGTTTTGTGTCGGGTTTAGCCCATCCTGTCATCGGTTTAGATCATTTAGCTTTTATAATTGGTGTAGGATTATTGGGGAGTTTATCCCCTTGGGGGATGATTATACCTATTGGTTTTGTTTTCACCTCTATTTTAGGTACAGCAATTCATTTAATGAGTATCGATTTACCTGTCACTGAATTAATTGTCGCTCTTTCTGTGTTGATTAGTGGGTTAATGTTAGCTAAAGGAAATTTACCCAAAACACCTTCTATCATGGTATTAGCATTGATAGCTGGAATTTTTCATGGTTATGCTTACGGAGAAAGTATTATTGGTGCAGAAACAACTCCTTTAATTTCTTATTTGGCTGGTTTTTCGATCGTACAGACTATCATAAGTTTTATTGCTTATAGGTTAGGAAAATTATCTATTCGTAAATCTGCTGATCAAAAAAATCCTTCTTCTTCTTTAATCCTAAGATTAACTGGATGTGTTATTTGCGGTATCGGTATAACTTTTATTTCTCAATTTCTTGGAGTATAA
- a CDS encoding hybrid sensor histidine kinase/response regulator produces the protein MIKTPSILVVDDEPNNFDVIETFLSNEDYTLYYASNGNDAIASLENEAPDLILLDVMMPELDGLEVCRQIKDRQKWKAIPIIMVTALNSKEDLANCLESGADDFIGKPVNSVELKARIKSMLRMKTQYDEIQKFSILQRNTINTLAKNMDELTGNIAISLSHELNTPLNGVVGILQILKTDFDKFDHDEMSELLGLALFSADRLVDLTKRFLLYLQLELSGTTNDSILPQESVFSLSIVELIAQRCAKNYDRIEDIIFDIEEAEIAIAENYLLTILSELIDNAFKFSVKGSPVTISSRIQNHQLHIIIHDGGKGMTPEQISKIGTLIQFERETYSQQGVGIGLKLVKMIIKKVNGVLEIKSIYRQETKVMISLPIITL, from the coding sequence ATGATTAAAACTCCCTCTATTTTAGTCGTTGATGACGAACCGAATAACTTTGATGTTATCGAAACATTTTTATCCAACGAGGATTATACCCTTTATTATGCTTCTAATGGTAATGATGCCATCGCCTCATTAGAAAATGAGGCACCAGATTTAATTCTGTTAGATGTCATGATGCCTGAATTGGATGGGCTTGAAGTATGCCGTCAAATTAAAGATAGACAAAAATGGAAGGCAATACCAATTATTATGGTGACGGCTTTAAACTCAAAAGAAGATTTAGCCAATTGTTTAGAATCTGGCGCTGATGATTTTATTGGGAAACCAGTTAACAGTGTGGAGTTAAAGGCTAGGATTAAATCAATGTTGAGAATGAAAACTCAATATGATGAAATTCAGAAATTTTCTATCTTGCAAAGAAACACCATTAATACTTTAGCCAAAAATATGGATGAACTAACGGGAAATATCGCTATCAGTTTATCCCACGAATTAAATACCCCTTTAAATGGTGTTGTCGGCATTTTACAAATTCTTAAAACTGATTTTGATAAGTTTGATCATGATGAAATGTCTGAGTTGTTAGGATTAGCACTATTTTCAGCCGATCGATTGGTTGATTTAACCAAAAGATTTCTTTTATACCTACAACTAGAATTATCTGGTACAACAAATGATTCTATCCTACCCCAAGAAAGTGTTTTTTCTTTATCTATTGTAGAATTGATCGCCCAAAGATGCGCTAAAAATTACGATCGTATTGAAGACATCATTTTTGACATTGAGGAAGCAGAAATTGCCATTGCTGAAAATTACTTATTGACTATATTATCAGAGTTAATTGATAATGCTTTCAAATTTTCTGTTAAAGGTTCACCAGTAACTATTTCTAGCCGTATTCAAAACCATCAACTTCATATTATTATCCACGATGGCGGTAAAGGAATGACACCAGAACAAATTTCTAAAATTGGCACTTTAATTCAATTTGAAAGAGAGACTTATAGTCAACAAGGGGTGGGTATCGGTCTAAAATTGGTCAAAATGATCATTAAAAAGGTTAATGGTGTTTTAGAAATTAAGAGCATTTACCGACAAGAAACTAAAGTAATGATTAGTTTACCCATTATCACTTTATAG
- a CDS encoding CBS domain-containing protein, whose protein sequence is MLKYNALTIEELGYCIIRHPLIVSSQTTVRDAINLISSLRSFCQTNHDENYSKNVLEIEARSSCVIVVEEEKVIGILTERDIVRLSVDYPSLNALIVGDVMKSPVITLREKQFDNLFSVINLLHQYHIRHLPILDQDDHLVGLVTHESLRQLSRPIDLLKLRQVREIMITEVICTPPQSSLLEVARIMMINKISCVVITENIQSKAIKDTDEDRQQENYPSQKPLGIITERDLVQFQALNLNLQDYQVHTLMSTLVFNVNLNDSLLTVQQLMEEHLIRRLLVTGSQGEILGIVTQTNILQALNPMEIYNMATMLEKKIKQLELEKYALLYNRNRELKETVKKRTIELHNKVKREKLIGEIAERIRVSLHVEDILNTCVEELQAFSMCDRVLVYQFEPDWSGVIVAESVRDGLPQSIGNKVEDCCFQESLANGTKYNTDEAIAINNIYTAGYPDCYIELVEQYQIKATLIVPIRLQGQLWGLLIGHQCEDFRAWQEEDITLFQEIVVNLAIAIQQSINYHNLENELKERQKAEKLVQESDSRFRQLAENIDQVFYLMDLQQEQVLYINSSYEHTWGKSCQSLYNNPLSYIENVHPEDRYLVTQAYEHQKLGKQTTLEYRIIRPDGELRWILDRTFPVKSSDVNTCRICGIAEDITEGKLNDIELIKSQTQLEITSHRLQEAQRIAKLGHWEHNFRTNLSHWSDEVFEIFEVNKDTFTGNYEQIIEFVYPDDRKSFHQSYQKHINGT, encoded by the coding sequence ATGTTAAAATATAATGCTTTGACGATCGAAGAATTAGGCTATTGCATTATTCGTCACCCTCTCATCGTCTCATCTCAAACCACCGTCAGAGATGCCATCAACTTAATTAGTAGTCTTCGTTCTTTCTGTCAGACAAATCATGACGAAAATTATAGTAAAAATGTTTTAGAAATAGAAGCTCGATCTAGTTGTGTCATTGTGGTGGAAGAAGAAAAAGTAATCGGTATTTTAACAGAAAGAGATATTGTTCGTTTAAGTGTTGACTATCCTTCCTTAAATGCCCTTATTGTCGGTGATGTGATGAAATCTCCTGTTATCACTCTCCGAGAAAAACAATTTGATAATTTATTTTCTGTTATTAACTTATTACATCAATATCATATTCGTCATCTCCCCATTTTAGATCAAGACGATCATCTTGTCGGTTTAGTTACCCACGAAAGTTTAAGACAATTATCTCGCCCCATTGACTTACTGAAATTGCGTCAAGTCAGGGAAATCATGATTACTGAGGTTATTTGTACCCCCCCTCAATCTTCTTTATTAGAAGTCGCCCGAATTATGATGATTAATAAAATTAGTTGTGTAGTCATTACGGAGAATATACAGAGTAAGGCAATCAAAGATACCGATGAAGATAGGCAACAAGAAAATTATCCTTCACAAAAACCGTTAGGCATTATCACCGAAAGAGATTTAGTACAATTTCAAGCCTTAAATTTAAATCTGCAAGATTATCAGGTTCATACTCTTATGAGTACACTCGTATTTAATGTTAATCTTAATGACTCTCTTTTAACCGTACAACAGTTAATGGAAGAACATCTCATTCGTCGCCTATTAGTTACGGGAAGCCAAGGGGAAATTTTGGGTATTGTTACTCAAACGAATATTCTACAAGCTCTTAACCCCATGGAAATCTACAACATGGCTACCATGTTAGAAAAAAAAATAAAACAATTAGAATTAGAAAAATACGCCCTCTTATATAATCGCAATCGAGAATTAAAAGAAACGGTAAAAAAAAGAACAATAGAATTACACAATAAAGTCAAAAGAGAAAAACTTATCGGTGAAATTGCCGAGCGTATTCGAGTTTCTTTACATGTTGAGGATATTTTAAATACTTGTGTGGAAGAGTTACAGGCTTTTTCTATGTGCGATCGAGTCTTAGTATATCAGTTCGAGCCTGATTGGAGTGGCGTTATCGTTGCCGAATCTGTCAGGGATGGTTTACCTCAATCCATCGGGAATAAAGTTGAAGACTGTTGTTTTCAAGAATCTTTAGCGAATGGAACAAAATATAACACCGATGAAGCTATAGCCATTAATAATATCTATACGGCAGGTTATCCAGACTGTTATATAGAATTAGTAGAACAATATCAGATAAAAGCCACTTTAATTGTACCAATTCGTTTACAAGGGCAATTATGGGGACTTTTAATTGGACATCAGTGTGAAGATTTTCGAGCATGGCAGGAAGAAGATATTACCCTGTTTCAAGAAATAGTCGTTAATTTAGCCATCGCTATTCAACAGTCGATCAATTACCACAACCTAGAAAATGAACTAAAAGAAAGACAAAAAGCCGAAAAATTAGTCCAAGAGAGTGATAGTCGTTTCCGTCAATTAGCGGAAAATATTGATCAAGTTTTTTATTTGATGGATTTACAACAAGAGCAAGTACTTTATATTAATTCTAGTTATGAACATACTTGGGGAAAATCCTGCCAAAGTTTATATAATAATCCTTTATCCTACATAGAAAATGTGCATCCTGAAGATCGATATCTTGTCACTCAAGCCTATGAACATCAAAAATTAGGAAAACAAACTACCCTAGAATATCGCATTATTCGTCCTGATGGTGAACTTCGTTGGATTTTAGATCGCACTTTCCCCGTGAAAAGTTCAGATGTCAACACTTGCAGAATTTGTGGCATTGCGGAAGATATTACGGAAGGTAAATTAAACGACATAGAATTAATTAAATCTCAAACACAACTAGAAATAACCTCTCACCGTCTCCAAGAAGCCCAAAGAATTGCTAAATTAGGACATTGGGAACATAATTTTCGTACCAACCTCTCCCATTGGTCAGATGAAGTATTTGAAATATTTGAAGTAAACAAAGACACTTTTACGGGTAATTATGAGCAAATTATCGAATTTGTCTATCCAGATGATCGAAAGTCATTCCATCAAAGTTATCAAAAACATATTAACGGTACTTAG
- a CDS encoding IS701 family transposase, which yields MKEITSSSMPPCFNRWCEKIDPVLKTKAQKREFRNYLGGLLGDSQRKNITQIAHNNLDITYHKLHHFLTESTWNYDEVNDKRLEIIASCRQTKISRCFSLIIDDSGHRKSGNFTDCVGRQYIGEIGKTDNGNVIVTTHIYDGVRSFPLDVELYEKAENFPEGKDAPQFQKKPDIAFNLIEKCLNRNYCPQIILMDGGYGNNTNLLGKLEKKNLKYIGIIAKNRLVKLVKQDFIESEKTIAEIAKSLPQDSFEKIRIGKNREKTLWVATINIELSALSGIKTVAIVMNADTFENSTDIDYLMTNEIGEKVCGNWIVETYTQRNWIEVFYREIKGWLGLSQYQVRNKRSLMRHFILVFCAYTFIQWHRLTGGLRRQWGNKPLNTFAEALEAFRNAVSFRFFQWLKDNVEVFSLYKASLGFIWA from the coding sequence ATGAAAGAAATTACTTCTTCATCAATGCCCCCATGTTTCAATCGCTGGTGTGAAAAAATAGACCCAGTCTTAAAAACAAAGGCACAAAAACGAGAGTTTAGAAATTATTTGGGCGGTTTATTAGGAGATTCTCAAAGAAAAAATATAACTCAAATTGCCCATAATAATCTTGATATTACTTATCATAAATTACACCATTTCTTAACAGAGTCCACTTGGAATTATGATGAGGTAAATGATAAAAGATTAGAAATTATTGCATCCTGTCGTCAAACAAAAATTAGTCGATGTTTCTCCTTAATTATAGACGATTCAGGTCATCGTAAAAGTGGAAACTTTACTGACTGTGTGGGAAGACAATATATTGGTGAAATTGGCAAAACTGATAATGGTAATGTTATAGTCACTACTCACATTTATGATGGTGTGAGAAGTTTTCCTTTAGACGTTGAATTATATGAAAAAGCCGAAAATTTCCCTGAAGGAAAAGACGCTCCACAATTTCAGAAAAAACCAGACATTGCCTTTAATTTAATTGAAAAATGTTTAAATCGAAATTATTGTCCCCAAATAATTTTAATGGATGGTGGTTATGGAAACAATACTAATTTATTAGGCAAACTAGAAAAAAAGAATTTAAAATATATAGGAATTATTGCTAAAAATAGATTAGTAAAATTGGTAAAACAAGATTTTATCGAGTCTGAAAAAACCATAGCTGAAATAGCAAAATCATTACCCCAAGATAGTTTTGAAAAAATAAGAATAGGAAAAAATCGAGAAAAAACTCTTTGGGTAGCAACGATAAATATTGAATTATCAGCTTTGTCGGGAATAAAAACTGTAGCTATCGTCATGAATGCAGATACTTTTGAAAATTCCACAGATATTGATTATTTAATGACTAATGAAATAGGAGAAAAAGTGTGTGGAAATTGGATAGTAGAAACTTATACACAAAGAAATTGGATAGAAGTATTTTACCGTGAAATCAAGGGATGGTTAGGGTTATCACAATACCAAGTGAGAAATAAAAGAAGTTTAATGAGACATTTTATCTTGGTATTTTGTGCCTACACTTTTATTCAATGGCATCGTTTGACAGGAGGTTTAAGAAGACAATGGGGGAATAAACCGTTAAATACTTTTGCTGAGGCATTGGAAGCGTTTCGTAATGCTGTGTCTTTTCGCTTTTTTCAATGGTTAAAAGACAATGTGGAAGTATTTAGTTTATATAAAGCTAGTTTAGGGTTTATTTGGGCATAA
- a CDS encoding PAS domain S-box protein: MTISTSILPQENHATFVLAVIQDITERKARERENLILKERLEFVLSSSPAIIYSCDVNPPNYSLKFISQNIKTIVNYDSEDFLSHLYQWHDFIHPEDYEIFREEMVQELFTNNHFRTEYRFLTGNEHYIWLQDEMMLWRDSNGNPIEIVGYIANIHDRKQAQIQLKRKTEELDRFFSLAIDLLCIANMDGYFIRLNTEWEKVLGYPINQLEGSKFLDYVHRDDLASTLKAMSHLKTGGDIPSFINRFRCADGNYRWLEWRSAPMGNYIYAAARDITQRRKNEEDINRQLAAIEAAINGIAVLQGDNYLYANKSHHEMFGYEEGELIGKDWHILYSPEEIEVIERDIFPQLMADGAWYGEMKAKKKDGSTFDEGLSLTVTKDSLLICICQDVTERKRYEQEKSVLMNTIQRNNDLLSTMSKAESQFITAENRLTIFEQLLSDLLELTDSEYGFIGEVLFKEDGNAFMEENFLKIRGVPFLKTHSVTNISWNEQTQKFYEENYERGMEFYNMNTLFGAVIMTGKPVIANNPSIDPRGGGTPPGHPPLNAFLGLPFFSGSNLVGVVGIANALNGYDQSVIEYLQPFLMTCSILIEGYRLDRRRKSAEAQLFQSNQELKRANRLKDEFLANMSHELRTPLNAILGMTEGLSEQVFGEISERQLKALKTIDRSGTHLLDLINDILDLAKIEAEHLELHLETVSLNSLCDSSITFIKQLAMKKRIQLKMEYPPHLPSLIVDERRIRQVLINLLNNGVKFTPEGGSITVKVAYNPPPQNPDFVTKIFEKPENLKPDSNNLSSPSNYIYISIIDTGIGITPDNINKLFQPFIQIDSALNRQYSGTGLGLSLVKRIIELHGGYVILSTKLAQGSCFTIALPYTLSNIPTSPLSDNYLPTGSPNMTQLSITEALILLVEDNEANIRTISSYLKAKGYCLIFAQNGQQAISVAQSQKPDLILMDIQMPQMNGLEAIEKIRQNPDLANIPIIALTALAMEGDREKCLKIGANEYLSKPLKLKELAHKIQQFIKN; encoded by the coding sequence GTGACAATTTCCACCTCAATTTTACCACAGGAAAATCATGCCACCTTTGTCCTTGCCGTCATTCAAGACATTACCGAGAGAAAAGCAAGAGAAAGAGAAAATCTAATTTTAAAAGAACGGTTAGAATTTGTATTATCATCTAGCCCGGCAATCATTTATAGTTGTGACGTTAATCCCCCTAACTATTCCCTTAAATTTATCAGTCAAAATATAAAAACCATTGTTAACTATGACTCAGAAGACTTTTTATCTCATTTATATCAATGGCATGACTTTATTCATCCTGAAGATTATGAAATTTTTAGAGAAGAAATGGTACAAGAACTTTTTACTAATAACCATTTCCGTACTGAATACCGCTTTTTAACAGGAAATGAACACTATATCTGGCTACAAGACGAAATGATGTTGTGGCGTGACTCCAATGGTAATCCCATAGAAATTGTCGGTTATATTGCCAATATCCATGATCGAAAACAAGCTCAAATACAATTAAAACGGAAAACAGAAGAACTCGATCGATTTTTCTCCCTCGCCATTGACTTACTTTGTATCGCCAATATGGATGGTTACTTTATCAGACTTAATACTGAATGGGAAAAAGTCTTAGGTTATCCTATAAATCAATTAGAAGGTTCAAAATTTTTAGATTATGTTCACCGTGACGATTTAGCTTCTACATTAAAAGCAATGAGTCATCTCAAAACAGGAGGAGATATTCCCTCTTTTATCAATCGTTTTCGTTGTGCCGATGGGAATTATCGTTGGTTGGAATGGCGGAGCGCACCTATGGGTAATTACATCTACGCCGCCGCCAGAGATATTACCCAAAGAAGAAAGAATGAAGAAGATATTAACCGACAACTAGCCGCCATCGAAGCCGCTATTAACGGCATTGCAGTTTTACAAGGTGATAATTACCTTTACGCCAATAAATCACACCATGAAATGTTCGGTTATGAAGAAGGGGAATTAATCGGTAAAGACTGGCACATCCTTTATTCTCCCGAAGAAATAGAAGTTATTGAACGGGATATTTTTCCCCAATTAATGGCAGATGGTGCATGGTATGGGGAAATGAAAGCCAAAAAGAAAGATGGCTCAACATTCGATGAAGGTTTATCTTTAACGGTAACAAAAGATAGTTTACTGATCTGTATTTGTCAAGATGTCACCGAAAGAAAACGATACGAACAAGAAAAATCGGTTTTAATGAATACTATTCAAAGAAATAATGATTTACTCTCTACCATGAGTAAAGCAGAGTCTCAATTTATTACCGCCGAGAATCGTTTAACTATTTTTGAACAATTATTGTCCGACTTATTAGAATTAACCGATAGTGAATATGGTTTTATCGGTGAGGTGCTATTTAAAGAAGATGGTAACGCTTTCATGGAGGAAAACTTCTTAAAAATTAGAGGAGTGCCATTTTTAAAAACTCATAGTGTCACCAATATTTCATGGAATGAACAAACTCAAAAATTCTATGAGGAAAATTATGAAAGGGGTATGGAATTTTATAACATGAATACCCTATTTGGGGCGGTGATTATGACGGGTAAGCCTGTAATTGCTAATAATCCTAGCATCGATCCTCGTGGTGGTGGTACTCCCCCTGGGCATCCTCCCTTAAATGCTTTTTTAGGCTTACCTTTTTTTAGTGGCTCTAATTTAGTTGGGGTTGTGGGTATTGCTAACGCCCTCAATGGTTATGATCAATCTGTGATTGAATATTTACAACCGTTTTTGATGACTTGTAGTATTTTGATTGAAGGTTATCGTCTCGATCGACGGAGAAAATCGGCAGAAGCTCAACTATTTCAAAGTAATCAAGAGTTAAAAAGAGCTAATCGTCTCAAAGATGAATTTTTAGCGAATATGAGCCACGAATTGCGAACTCCTCTTAATGCCATTTTAGGTATGACAGAAGGCTTAAGCGAACAAGTATTTGGTGAGATTAGCGAAAGACAACTGAAAGCCTTAAAGACGATCGATCGTAGTGGTACACATTTATTGGACTTAATTAACGACATTCTCGACTTAGCAAAAATAGAAGCAGAACACCTAGAGCTACATTTAGAAACAGTTTCCTTAAATAGCCTTTGTGACTCTAGTATCACCTTTATTAAACAACTGGCGATGAAAAAAAGAATACAATTAAAGATGGAATATCCCCCTCATCTACCCAGTTTAATAGTTGATGAAAGGAGAATCAGACAAGTATTAATTAATTTACTTAACAACGGGGTTAAATTTACTCCAGAAGGGGGTAGTATCACAGTCAAAGTTGCTTATAATCCTCCTCCACAAAATCCTGATTTTGTTACCAAAATTTTTGAGAAGCCGGAAAATCTTAAACCAGATAGTAATAATCTTTCTTCTCCATCAAACTATATCTATATTTCCATTATTGATACGGGTATTGGTATAACTCCCGATAACATCAATAAACTATTTCAACCTTTTATTCAAATTGATAGTGCTTTAAATCGTCAATATTCAGGCACTGGATTAGGATTATCTCTAGTAAAAAGAATTATTGAACTACATGGCGGTTATGTTATTCTCAGTACTAAATTAGCACAAGGAAGTTGTTTTACGATTGCTTTGCCTTATACTTTATCAAATATCCCTACTTCTCCATTATCAGATAATTACTTGCCAACAGGCTCCCCCAATATGACTCAATTATCTATAACAGAAGCCTTAATTTTATTAGTAGAAGATAACGAAGCCAATATTCGCACCATTTCTAGTTACTTAAAAGCAAAAGGTTATTGTTTAATTTTTGCTCAAAATGGTCAACAAGCCATATCTGTAGCTCAATCCCAAAAACCAGATTTAATTTTGATGGATATTCAAATGCCCCAAATGAATGGATTAGAAGCGATCGAAAAAATACGTCAAAATCCTGATTTAGCTAATATTCCCATTATCGCCTTAACGGCTTTAGCGATGGAAGGTGATCGGGAAAAATGTTTAAAAATTGGAGCTAATGAATATTTAAGTAAACCGTTAAAATTGAAAGAATTAGCCCATAAAATTCAACAATTTATCAAAAATTAA
- a CDS encoding HD domain-containing phosphohydrolase, giving the protein MKPESTLYQLRNLQQEGDLPSSYGVYFKNTLVALCHALEDHILQHSYEDDIYKPLVLVTFQQGKWYIQEADRYWDLAKYSRQVAIAAVANSGFVSHPTSQLENVDLVHLQEDDSFVEEWNLVILAPDYAAMVLCHELSPEEYKAGSQPQIDTERKFYGLWTFDRTLVEKAVDILTQRMKPYNVDLGNKLEKMRWQIKYISPSGKVDLTGVVNRIVSYLQTSQQELVTVSRQTRELRDLEGQALKLSRNLAASKLQAFLRMAQKVDNNDPFNPYASLQVAALAETLGQILDLPTLQLRRLRLAGLLFRIGLAEAPTEIFTENLDQLDSSITKFWNDRAILGSRLLSSMSELEPVTKIVYHQLEYWDGSGNPDGLKTTEIPLESRILGLVSYFQELTQSRGNRIAYNLGEAIAKCEQYSGIRFDPSLIDSLKTVIRLTEMGLMQLPDRPSQLPPVWLEQLTMSN; this is encoded by the coding sequence ATGAAACCAGAATCTACCCTTTATCAGTTACGGAATTTACAGCAGGAAGGTGACTTACCTTCTAGTTATGGCGTATATTTTAAGAATACGCTTGTCGCTTTATGTCATGCCTTAGAAGATCATATCTTACAGCATAGTTATGAAGATGACATCTATAAGCCTTTGGTATTAGTGACTTTTCAGCAAGGAAAATGGTATATTCAAGAAGCCGATCGATATTGGGATTTAGCTAAATATTCTCGACAAGTAGCGATCGCCGCAGTGGCAAATAGTGGCTTTGTATCTCATCCTACCAGTCAGTTAGAGAATGTGGACTTGGTACATTTACAGGAAGATGATAGTTTTGTTGAAGAATGGAATTTAGTTATTTTAGCCCCAGATTATGCGGCCATGGTTCTTTGCCATGAACTGTCTCCAGAAGAGTATAAAGCTGGAAGTCAACCCCAAATTGATACGGAAAGGAAGTTCTACGGTTTATGGACATTCGATCGAACTTTAGTCGAAAAGGCGGTGGATATATTAACCCAACGGATGAAACCTTATAACGTTGATTTAGGGAATAAATTAGAAAAAATGCGATGGCAAATAAAATATATTTCTCCTTCAGGTAAAGTGGATTTAACAGGAGTAGTAAATAGGATTGTTTCTTATCTACAAACCAGTCAACAAGAATTAGTTACCGTTAGTCGTCAAACAAGAGAATTACGAGATTTAGAAGGACAAGCATTAAAACTCAGTCGTAACCTAGCCGCTAGTAAACTTCAAGCCTTTTTAAGAATGGCACAAAAAGTTGATAATAATGATCCTTTTAACCCTTATGCTTCCTTACAAGTGGCGGCATTAGCGGAAACTCTAGGGCAAATCCTCGACTTACCCACCCTACAACTAAGACGATTAAGATTAGCAGGACTTTTGTTTCGTATTGGTTTAGCAGAAGCACCTACGGAAATATTTACAGAAAATTTGGATCAATTAGATTCTAGCATCACTAAATTTTGGAACGATCGAGCGATTTTAGGATCTCGTTTACTTTCCTCTATGAGTGAATTAGAACCAGTCACAAAAATTGTTTATCATCAACTAGAATATTGGGATGGTAGTGGAAATCCTGACGGGTTAAAAACGACAGAAATTCCTTTAGAATCGAGAATTTTAGGGTTGGTAAGCTATTTCCAAGAATTAACTCAATCGAGGGGAAACCGAATAGCCTATAACCTTGGGGAAGCTATTGCCAAATGTGAACAATATAGTGGCATCCGATTTGATCCTAGTTTGATAGACTCCTTAAAAACTGTTATCCGTTTAACAGAAATGGGTTTAATGCAATTACCCGATCGTCCAAGTCAACTACCACCAGTATGGTTAGAACAATTGACAATGAGCAATTAA
- a CDS encoding Gfo/Idh/MocA family protein has protein sequence MKNQRLSAGNLPMQKNYNHPLKMGVIGVGNMGQHHTRVLSLLKDVELVGIADVNVERGLDIASKYRVHFFENYLEMLSHVEAVCIAAPTRLHHQVGLECLNAGVHVLIEKPIAASIAEAESLVNAAASTNCILQVGHIERFNPAFQELSKVLKTENLLALEAHRMSPYSDRANDVSVVLDLMIHDLDLLLELAGSPVTKLSATGSRAAESKYLDYVTATLNFANGIVATVTASKVTHRKIRRIVAHCKSSLTEADFLNNEILIHRQTTANYTTDYGQILYRQDGLIEKVYTSNIEPLHAELEHFVSCVRGGNKPSVGGEQALKALKLASYIEQLALDGKVWQDSPLDLHQLNDEVIAI, from the coding sequence ATGAAAAATCAACGATTATCGGCAGGAAATTTGCCGATGCAAAAAAATTATAACCATCCTTTAAAGATGGGAGTCATTGGGGTTGGTAATATGGGTCAACATCATACTAGGGTGTTAAGTTTACTTAAAGATGTTGAATTAGTGGGTATTGCCGATGTTAATGTCGAAAGAGGATTGGACATTGCAAGTAAGTATCGGGTTCATTTTTTTGAAAATTATTTGGAAATGTTATCCCATGTAGAAGCTGTTTGTATTGCTGCACCTACTAGACTTCACCATCAAGTTGGCTTAGAATGCCTTAATGCCGGTGTTCATGTTTTAATAGAAAAACCGATCGCCGCTAGTATTGCAGAAGCCGAGTCTTTAGTTAATGCCGCCGCTTCGACGAATTGTATTTTACAAGTAGGACACATTGAGAGATTTAATCCTGCCTTTCAGGAGTTAAGTAAGGTTTTAAAAACAGAAAATTTACTGGCTTTAGAAGCCCATCGTATGAGTCCCTATTCCGATCGAGCAAATGACGTATCTGTTGTGTTAGACTTAATGATTCATGACTTAGATCTATTGCTAGAGTTAGCAGGTTCTCCTGTTACAAAATTAAGTGCTACAGGTAGTCGTGCCGCAGAATCTAAATATTTAGACTATGTTACTGCCACCTTAAATTTTGCCAATGGAATTGTTGCTACTGTGACGGCGAGTAAAGTAACCCATCGTAAAATTCGTCGCATTGTTGCCCATTGTAAGAGTAGTCTTACGGAAGCAGATTTTCTTAACAATGAAATTTTAATCCACCGTCAAACCACGGCAAACTACACTACGGATTATGGTCAAATTTTATATCGTCAAGACGGTTTAATTGAAAAAGTTTATACTAGCAATATTGAACCTTTACACGCTGAATTAGAACATTTTGTTAGTTGTGTTAGAGGAGGAAATAAACCTTCTGTGGGAGGTGAACAAGCCTTAAAAGCATTAAAATTAGCTAGTTATATAGAACAATTAGCTTTAGATGGTAAAGTATGGCAAGATTCTCCTCTTGATTTACATCAACTTAATGATGAAGTTATTGCTATTTAG